In the genome of Raphanus sativus cultivar WK10039 chromosome 4, ASM80110v3, whole genome shotgun sequence, one region contains:
- the LOC108851446 gene encoding uncharacterized protein LOC108851446 codes for MSEGSSGEVKNRRVMEEKTEERGVAKGRSCKGYLYYSSTLKSKDKNPRCVGIPRTLRQVPDYVVGQSEAEASKEGRTLADFYYGCLGYSVYMTDKDSSTAMKQQTKTQLPVCLGLEILADRRAASSSNTSSIPARAQNRNDSRELPQHQNHRPTSIPKPTPTPATATNTENGFITRFTRNANLVAAGVMKNLKRVGNYVKEHLDDSLDDHRKRPK; via the exons ATGAGCGAAGGGTCAAGCGGAGAAGTGAAGAATAGGAGGGTAATGGAAGAGAAAACGGAAGAGAGAGGGGTGGCGAAAGGAAGATCGTGCAAAGGATACCTTTACTACTCTTCCACTCTCAAATCCAAGGATAAGAATCCTCGCTGCGTCGGCATCCCTCGTACTCTCCGTCAAG TTCCTGATTACGTTGTAGGACAATCTGAAGCTGAAGCTTCTAAAGAAGGGCGTACCTTAGCTGATTTTTACTATGGATGTCTGGGTTATTCCGTTTACATGACTGACAAAGACTCCTCTACTGCCATGAAGCAACAAACCAAGACCCAACTTCCCGTTTGTCTCGGCCTTGAG ATACTAGCAGATAGAAGAGCGGCTTCAAGCAGCAACACTTCTTCTATTCCTGCCCGCGCTCAAAACAGAAATG ATTCTCGGGAGTTGCCGCAGCACCAGAACCATAGACCAACTTCAATCCCAAAACCAACCCCAACCCCAGCCACTGCTACAAACACTGAAAACGGCTTCATAACGAG GTTCACAAGAAATGCAAACCTGGTAGCAGCAGGGGTGATGAAGAACCTGAAGAGAGTGGGTAATTATGTCAAAGAGCATTTGGACGACTCCTTGGACGATCATCGAAAGCGgcctaaataa
- the LOC108849871 gene encoding protein FMP32, mitochondrial has product MAGYASYLRLARLGTGSAVNLSTLRSIGSPNPTFDRTLFDHHDILRSSSSSSPLYMYRQSNSRFISQLVKTNGKRLYLVDTLALVRSLEAQGLPSKQAEAITGAITEVLNDSLGVVSQLVVSKGEMQKAEMTQESNLSKFKSEINSSLDHHFSLLQHENEKLRNDIERIRTDIRHEIDKVTAGQRLDLNLEKGRIRDELTNQNAETSNLTNKLDREIHTLRAQLEAAKYEVIKYCIGTLVSISAVGLAVLRIVM; this is encoded by the exons ATGGCCGGTTACGCGAGTTATCTACGATTGGCACGACTTGGAACCGGTTCGGCTGTAAATTTATCGACTCTCAGATCAATCGGTTCACCGAACCCGACATTTGACCGGACTCTCTTCGATCACCACGACATTCTtcgttcatcatcatcatcatctcctctGTACATGTACAGACAATCAAACTCCAGATTCATATCTCAACTTGTCAAAACCAATGGCAAACGTTTGTATCTCGTCGACACACTCGCTTTG GTAAGGAGCTTAGAAGCACAAGGGTTGCCTTCAAAGCAAGCAGAGGCTATCACAGGTGCTATAACTGAGGTTCTGAATGATAGCTTAGGAGTTGTTTCTCAGTTGGTTGTTTCCAAGGGTGAGATGCAGAAA GCTGAAATGACACAGGaatcaaacttatccaagttcAAAAGTGAAATTAACAGTTCTCTG GACCACCATTTCTCTTTGCTGCAACACGAGAATGAGAAACTCCGCAATGACATTGAACGTATCCGCACTGATATAag GCACGAGATCGACAAAGTCACTGCAGGACAACGATTGGACCTGAATCTTGAAAAAGG GAGGATAAGAGATGAGCTAACGAATCAAAACGCCGAAACCTCTAACCTTACAAACAAACTTGACCGT GAGATTCACACTTTGAGAGCTCAGTTGGAAGCGGCCAAGTACGAGGTGATCAAGTATTGTATCGGTACACTTGTCTCCATCTCAGCCGTTGGTCTAGCTGTCCTCCGGATCGTCATGTGA